The nucleotide sequence GTCTTCTTCGCCCCATCGCACCTGAAAAACTACACCATGCAGGCCGACGTGCTCACCGAAGGCAACGCCCGCTCGAAGTCCGACATCGGCTTCATCCACCAGCGCTACCTCATCTGCCTCCGTGGCAATGCCGGCAAACTGGAGGTCTCCTCCAACCTCGAACGTCTCAAGCAAGAAGTCCCCTTCAAGCTCACCGCCAACAAGTGGTACACCTTCAAGACCAGCGTCGCCGCCGCCGCAGATGGCTCCGGCGTCGTGCAGGCCAAAGTGTGGGAAAAAGGCACCGCCGAGCCCGCCGCCTGGACCATCGAAGTGAAGCTCCCCCGTGTCCACGCCAGCGGCTCCCCAGGCCTCTTCGGCTTCACCCCGCTAAACCAGCGCCGCATGTACATCGACAATCTGAGTGTGACACCGAACTGATCCACAGTTCACGTTTCACTTCTAACTTCTGACCTCTGACACTTCGCCCTTAGCCCTCCGCTTCCACACCCCACGCTCCATGCTCCAGAAACCCACCCTCCTCCTTGCGTTGGCCCTCACTGCCACGCTCCAAGCAGCCGACTACTCCCAGTGGGGCGGCAGCAATACCCGCAACATGGTATCCGACGAAAAAGGATTGCCCATCGACTTTGAACCCGGCAAAAAATACGGCCCCAAAGCCGCCCCCAAAGCCGCAGGCCGTCTCCGTCCGAACGCCGAGCAGGCCAACAAAGCCCCCGGTGCCGAGGACATCGACATGAGCACCACCAAGAACTGCCTCTGGGTGGCCAAGCTCGGCTCCCAGACCTACGGCACACCTGTCATCGCCAACGGCCAAGTCTTCGTCGGCACCAACAACGAATCGCCACGCGATGAAAAGCACGCTGGCGACCGCGGCATCGTCATGGTCTTCGACGAATACACCGGCGAATTTAAGTGGCAGCTCGTCTCCCCGAAGATGGGCACCGGCAAAGTCAACGACTGGGAATACCTCGGCATCTGCGCCAGCCCCACCATCGTCGGCGACAAAGCCTACGTCCCTGGCAACCGCTGCCAGATCATCTGCATGGACGTCAAAGGCCTCTCTGACGGCAACCAGGGCATGCAGGAAGAAAACACCTTCATGGCCCCGCTCGACAAAGACGGCAAAAACACCGCCCCCATCGCCCCCGGCAACACCGATGCCGACATCCTCTGGGTGTATGACATGTACAAAGAACTCGGCGTCTTCCAGCACAACGCCACCGCCGGCTTCCCCCTCGTCGTCGATGGCAAAGTCTTCGTCCCCACCTGCAACGGCGTCGATTGGACCCACACCAACATCCCCGCCCCCAACAGCCCCAGCTTCATCATGCTGAATGCCGAAACTGGTGAGCTCATGGGTGAGCAGGACAGCATCGCCTCCCAGCGCGTCCTCCACTGCTCCTGGTCCTCCCCGAACTACCTCGAACTCGGCGGCAAAAAACAAGTCATCTTCGCCGCTGGTGACGGCTGGGTCTATTCCATGGCCCCCGAGACCAAAAAGAATGAAGAAGACCTCGATATCCTCTCCGAGCACTGGCGCTACGACGCCAATCCACCCGAGTATCGCAAAAACTCCGCCGGTGAACCCATCAAATACGTCGAATACGACGGCCCCAGCGAGATCATCGCCACCCCCACCGTAGCCGACGGCCTCATCTACGTCCCCATCGGCCAAGACCCCGAGCACGGCGAAGGCCTCGGCTGCCTCAGCTGCATCGACCCCAAAGGCACCGGCGACATCACTGGCAAAGCCGTCTGGA is from Verrucomicrobiaceae bacterium and encodes:
- a CDS encoding PQQ-binding-like beta-propeller repeat protein → MLQKPTLLLALALTATLQAADYSQWGGSNTRNMVSDEKGLPIDFEPGKKYGPKAAPKAAGRLRPNAEQANKAPGAEDIDMSTTKNCLWVAKLGSQTYGTPVIANGQVFVGTNNESPRDEKHAGDRGIVMVFDEYTGEFKWQLVSPKMGTGKVNDWEYLGICASPTIVGDKAYVPGNRCQIICMDVKGLSDGNQGMQEENTFMAPLDKDGKNTAPIAPGNTDADILWVYDMYKELGVFQHNATAGFPLVVDGKVFVPTCNGVDWTHTNIPAPNSPSFIMLNAETGELMGEQDSIASQRVLHCSWSSPNYLELGGKKQVIFAAGDGWVYSMAPETKKNEEDLDILSEHWRYDANPPEYRKNSAGEPIKYVEYDGPSEIIATPTVADGLIYVPIGQDPEHGEGLGCLSCIDPKGTGDITGKAVWTFKGIERSISTPAVKDGLVYAADYTGRLFCLDAKTGKEYWKFDTKGHIWASPLVADGKVWIGNEEGELFILAEGKELKELKTIEFPSPLLSSVVAANGALYITTHTHLYCFKEGAKTPAAGAQ